The Carassius auratus strain Wakin chromosome 27, ASM336829v1, whole genome shotgun sequence genome includes a region encoding these proteins:
- the asph gene encoding aspartyl/asparaginyl beta-hydroxylase isoform X3: MGEPNAEVKVVNEETDAKPQQALKNGKKAEVGGGTSFFTWFMVLALLGVWTSVAVVYFDLVDYQGVIGKLVSYDADGDGDFDVEDAKVLLGLKDKSTIETSESFEGTPAEPVEEAPESIVEEEIQATKVEEAAQPPPEPEAVEEEPVPLEEEPLEVDEEPTAVEDELAEDDQDVEEEQEVPEEEPEVVEEEPEVTETVEEEAFEEAVEEPAKEEEVIPDEEVLEEKAAAVEDSPLEEAVEEVVEDLPLEEAVEEVAEEAAQVEEAAEVVLEEEDAPVEEIIEKATQVEAAVEEFVPVAEAVEDVVPVEEAVEELEPAEEAVEEVVPVEEAVEELEPSEEAVEEVVQVEEADEELEPVEEAVEELEPVEEEVEEPEQVDEPETTEPVEDVETPEETAEESVSVEETETEEDVIEDTDEPVQDDEEVQDSTLEETELEEENMEEEEEDAAAEEEQPEEDEAEEINQTEEQIEADPTET, translated from the exons ATGGGGGAGCCGAATGCAGAGGTCAAGGTGGTGAACGAAGAAACGG ATGCCAAGCCACAGCAGGCACTTAAAAATGGAAAGAAGGCAGAGGTTGGAGGAGGAACCTCGTTTTTCACCTGGTTCATGGTTTTGGCTCTCCTGGGCGTCTGGACCTCTGTAGCTGTGGTGTATTTTGACCTTGTTGACTATCAAGGTGTAATTG GTAAACTCGTGTCTTATGATGCTGACGGTGATGGAGACTTCGATGTGGAAGATGCTAAAGTACTATTAG GGCTGAAAGATAAATCCACCATCGAGACCAGTGAATCATTTGAGGGAACCCCTGCTGAACCTGTGGAAGAAG ctcCTGAATCTATCGTGGAGGAAGAAATCCAGGCCACTAAAGTTGAAGAAGCAGCTCAGCCACCACCGG AACCAGAGGCTGTGGAAGAGGAGCCTGTTCCTTTGGAAGAAGAACCTCTGGAAGTAGACGAAGAGCCCACTGCTGTAGAAGATGAATTAGCTGAGGACGATCAAGATGTTGAAGAGGAGCAAGAAGTTCCTGAGGAAGAACCAGAAGTTGTGGAAGAAGAGCCTGAGGTTACGGAGACTGTTGAGGAAGAGGCTTTTGAGGAGGCAGTGGAAGAGCCTGCAAAAGAGGAGGAGGTCATACCCGATGAAGAAGTGTTGGAGGAAAAGGCTGCAGCAGTAGAAGATTCACCACTGGAAGAGGCAGTAGAAGAAGTAGTTGAAGATTTACCACTGGAAGAGGCAGTAGAAGAAGTAGCTGAAGAGGCTGCACAGGTGGAAGAAGCAGCGGAGGTAGTGTTGGAGGAAGAGGATGCACCAGTAGAAGAAATAATAGAGAAAGCTACACAAGTAGAAGCAGCTGTGGAGGAGTTTGTACCAGTAGCAGAAGCTGTGGAAGATGTTGTACCGGTAGAAGAAGCAGTTGAGGAGCTTGAACCAGCAGAAGAAGCTGTGGAAGAGGTTGTACCAGTAGAAGAAGCAGTTGAGGAGCTTGAACCATCAGAGGAAGCTGTGGAAGAGGTTGTACAAGTAGAAGAAGCAGATGAGGAGCTTGAACCAGTAGAAGAAGCAGTTGAGGAGCTTGAACCAGTagaagaagaagtagaagaaCCTGAACAAGTGGATGAACCTGAAACAACAGAACCAGTGGAAGATGTAGAAACACCCGAAGAGACAGCTGAGGAATCAGTCTCTGTAGAAGAAACTGAAACAGAAGAAGATGTTATAGAGGACACAGATGAGCCAGTTCAGGATGATGAGGAAGTACAAGACTCCACATTGGAGGAAACAGAGCTTGAGGAAGAGAATATGGAAGAAGAAGagg AGGATGCAGCTGCTGAGGAAGAGCAGCCTGAGGAGGACGAAGCAG aggAAATTAACCAAACAGAAGAACAAATTGAAGCAGATCCCACAG
- the LOC113045950 gene encoding alpha-tocopherol transfer protein-like isoform X2 — translation MKSEEVDTIEELNSLPVDSIRIAPYLSELKQKAAAEVSIRHLNLTETFLIRFLQARDFDVVLAFKLLINYHKWRQECPEITADLKPSSVIGLLQNNYHGVLRSRDDAGSRILIYRIGQWNPKEFTAYEVFRVSLITSELIVREWETQRNGLKAIFDLQDWCFAHALQINPSLAKKISSVLTDSFPLKVRGIHLINEPIFFRPVFAMIRPFLPDKIKQRIHMHGSSYARSLSNFIPKAILPPEYGGTGPSITEVCQDWTEYIMQSEDYLHSLSIDLGGGDASQSSAYE, via the exons ATGAAGTCTGAAGAAGTTGACACCATCGAAGAATTAAACAGTTTGCCTGTTGATTCTATTCGAATTGCACCGTATTTGTCTGAACTGAAACAAAAAGCAGCAGCAGAAGTTAGCATTCGACACTTGAATTTGACGGAAACTTTTTTGATACGGTTTCTGCAGGCGAGAGACTTTGATGTGGTACTGGCGTTCAAG CTTTTGATTAACTATCATAAATGGAGACAAGAATGTCCAGAAATAACAGCCGACCTGAAGCCATCATCCGTCATAGGACTTCTTCAGAACAATTACCATGGAGTTTTGAGATCACGGGATGATGCAGGAAGTCGCATTCTTATCTATCGGATTG GTCAGTGGAACCCCAAAGAATTCACAGCTTATGAGGTTTTCCGTGTGAGCCTCATTACTTCAGAGTTGATTGTTAGAGAATGGGAGACTCAAAGAAATGGACTCAAAGCAATTTTTGATCTCCAAGACTGGTGCTTCGCACATGCCCTGCAGATAAATCCTTCCTTGGCAAAAAAGATATCTTCTGTGCTTACA GACTCCTTTCCTTTGAAAGTACGTGGCATCCATTTGAtaaatgagcctatttttttCCGTCCTGTCTTTGCCATGATCCGTCCATTTCTTCCAGACAAAATCAAACAAAGG attcATATGCATGGGAGTTCTTATGCCCGAAGTCTCAGCAATTTCATTCCGAAGGCTATCCTCCCTCCTGAATATGGAGGAACCGGACCCAGCATAACTGAAGTGTGCCAGGATTGGACTGAGTACATCATGCAGTCTGAAGACTATCTCCATAGCCTCTCTATAGATTTAGGTGGAGGGGATGCTTCTCAGTCATCTGCCTATGAGTGA
- the asph gene encoding aspartyl/asparaginyl beta-hydroxylase isoform X2, with protein MAKKNAKGQVKRDAKPQQALKNGKKAEVGGGTSFFTWFMVLALLGVWTSVAVVYFDLVDYQGVIAKAKDLRYNLSEVLQGKLVSYDADGDGDFDVEDAKVLLGLKDKSTIETSESFEGTPAEPVEEAPESIVEEEIQATKVEEAAQPPPEPEAVEEEPVPLEEEPLEVDEEPTAVEDELAEDDQDVEEEQEVPEEEPEVVEEEPEVTETVEEEAFEEAVEEPAKEEEVIPDEEVLEEKAAAVEDSPLEEAVEEVVEDLPLEEAVEEVAEEAAQVEEAAEVVLEEEDAPVEEIIEKATQVEAAVEEFVPVAEAVEDVVPVEEAVEELEPAEEAVEEVVPVEEAVEELEPSEEAVEEVVQVEEADEELEPVEEAVEELEPVEEEVEEPEQVDEPETTEPVEDVETPEETAEESVSVEETETEEDVIEDTDEPVQDDEEVQDSTLEETELEEENMEEEEEDAAAEEEQPEEDEAEEINQTEEQIEADPTET; from the exons ATGGCTAAGAAAAATGCAAAGGGACAGGTCAAAAGAG ATGCCAAGCCACAGCAGGCACTTAAAAATGGAAAGAAGGCAGAGGTTGGAGGAGGAACCTCGTTTTTCACCTGGTTCATGGTTTTGGCTCTCCTGGGCGTCTGGACCTCTGTAGCTGTGGTGTATTTTGACCTTGTTGACTATCAAGGTGTAATTG CCAAAGCAAAGGACTTGCGCTATAATCTTTCAGAGGTGTTACAAG GTAAACTCGTGTCTTATGATGCTGACGGTGATGGAGACTTCGATGTGGAAGATGCTAAAGTACTATTAG GGCTGAAAGATAAATCCACCATCGAGACCAGTGAATCATTTGAGGGAACCCCTGCTGAACCTGTGGAAGAAG ctcCTGAATCTATCGTGGAGGAAGAAATCCAGGCCACTAAAGTTGAAGAAGCAGCTCAGCCACCACCGG AACCAGAGGCTGTGGAAGAGGAGCCTGTTCCTTTGGAAGAAGAACCTCTGGAAGTAGACGAAGAGCCCACTGCTGTAGAAGATGAATTAGCTGAGGACGATCAAGATGTTGAAGAGGAGCAAGAAGTTCCTGAGGAAGAACCAGAAGTTGTGGAAGAAGAGCCTGAGGTTACGGAGACTGTTGAGGAAGAGGCTTTTGAGGAGGCAGTGGAAGAGCCTGCAAAAGAGGAGGAGGTCATACCCGATGAAGAAGTGTTGGAGGAAAAGGCTGCAGCAGTAGAAGATTCACCACTGGAAGAGGCAGTAGAAGAAGTAGTTGAAGATTTACCACTGGAAGAGGCAGTAGAAGAAGTAGCTGAAGAGGCTGCACAGGTGGAAGAAGCAGCGGAGGTAGTGTTGGAGGAAGAGGATGCACCAGTAGAAGAAATAATAGAGAAAGCTACACAAGTAGAAGCAGCTGTGGAGGAGTTTGTACCAGTAGCAGAAGCTGTGGAAGATGTTGTACCGGTAGAAGAAGCAGTTGAGGAGCTTGAACCAGCAGAAGAAGCTGTGGAAGAGGTTGTACCAGTAGAAGAAGCAGTTGAGGAGCTTGAACCATCAGAGGAAGCTGTGGAAGAGGTTGTACAAGTAGAAGAAGCAGATGAGGAGCTTGAACCAGTAGAAGAAGCAGTTGAGGAGCTTGAACCAGTagaagaagaagtagaagaaCCTGAACAAGTGGATGAACCTGAAACAACAGAACCAGTGGAAGATGTAGAAACACCCGAAGAGACAGCTGAGGAATCAGTCTCTGTAGAAGAAACTGAAACAGAAGAAGATGTTATAGAGGACACAGATGAGCCAGTTCAGGATGATGAGGAAGTACAAGACTCCACATTGGAGGAAACAGAGCTTGAGGAAGAGAATATGGAAGAAGAAGagg AGGATGCAGCTGCTGAGGAAGAGCAGCCTGAGGAGGACGAAGCAG aggAAATTAACCAAACAGAAGAACAAATTGAAGCAGATCCCACAG
- the asph gene encoding aspartyl/asparaginyl beta-hydroxylase isoform X1, which translates to MGEPNAEVKVVNEETDAKPQQALKNGKKAEVGGGTSFFTWFMVLALLGVWTSVAVVYFDLVDYQGVIAKAKDLRYNLSEVLQGKLVSYDADGDGDFDVEDAKVLLGLKDKSTIETSESFEGTPAEPVEEAPESIVEEEIQATKVEEAAQPPPEPEAVEEEPVPLEEEPLEVDEEPTAVEDELAEDDQDVEEEQEVPEEEPEVVEEEPEVTETVEEEAFEEAVEEPAKEEEVIPDEEVLEEKAAAVEDSPLEEAVEEVVEDLPLEEAVEEVAEEAAQVEEAAEVVLEEEDAPVEEIIEKATQVEAAVEEFVPVAEAVEDVVPVEEAVEELEPAEEAVEEVVPVEEAVEELEPSEEAVEEVVQVEEADEELEPVEEAVEELEPVEEEVEEPEQVDEPETTEPVEDVETPEETAEESVSVEETETEEDVIEDTDEPVQDDEEVQDSTLEETELEEENMEEEEEDAAAEEEQPEEDEAEEINQTEEQIEADPTET; encoded by the exons ATGGGGGAGCCGAATGCAGAGGTCAAGGTGGTGAACGAAGAAACGG ATGCCAAGCCACAGCAGGCACTTAAAAATGGAAAGAAGGCAGAGGTTGGAGGAGGAACCTCGTTTTTCACCTGGTTCATGGTTTTGGCTCTCCTGGGCGTCTGGACCTCTGTAGCTGTGGTGTATTTTGACCTTGTTGACTATCAAGGTGTAATTG CCAAAGCAAAGGACTTGCGCTATAATCTTTCAGAGGTGTTACAAG GTAAACTCGTGTCTTATGATGCTGACGGTGATGGAGACTTCGATGTGGAAGATGCTAAAGTACTATTAG GGCTGAAAGATAAATCCACCATCGAGACCAGTGAATCATTTGAGGGAACCCCTGCTGAACCTGTGGAAGAAG ctcCTGAATCTATCGTGGAGGAAGAAATCCAGGCCACTAAAGTTGAAGAAGCAGCTCAGCCACCACCGG AACCAGAGGCTGTGGAAGAGGAGCCTGTTCCTTTGGAAGAAGAACCTCTGGAAGTAGACGAAGAGCCCACTGCTGTAGAAGATGAATTAGCTGAGGACGATCAAGATGTTGAAGAGGAGCAAGAAGTTCCTGAGGAAGAACCAGAAGTTGTGGAAGAAGAGCCTGAGGTTACGGAGACTGTTGAGGAAGAGGCTTTTGAGGAGGCAGTGGAAGAGCCTGCAAAAGAGGAGGAGGTCATACCCGATGAAGAAGTGTTGGAGGAAAAGGCTGCAGCAGTAGAAGATTCACCACTGGAAGAGGCAGTAGAAGAAGTAGTTGAAGATTTACCACTGGAAGAGGCAGTAGAAGAAGTAGCTGAAGAGGCTGCACAGGTGGAAGAAGCAGCGGAGGTAGTGTTGGAGGAAGAGGATGCACCAGTAGAAGAAATAATAGAGAAAGCTACACAAGTAGAAGCAGCTGTGGAGGAGTTTGTACCAGTAGCAGAAGCTGTGGAAGATGTTGTACCGGTAGAAGAAGCAGTTGAGGAGCTTGAACCAGCAGAAGAAGCTGTGGAAGAGGTTGTACCAGTAGAAGAAGCAGTTGAGGAGCTTGAACCATCAGAGGAAGCTGTGGAAGAGGTTGTACAAGTAGAAGAAGCAGATGAGGAGCTTGAACCAGTAGAAGAAGCAGTTGAGGAGCTTGAACCAGTagaagaagaagtagaagaaCCTGAACAAGTGGATGAACCTGAAACAACAGAACCAGTGGAAGATGTAGAAACACCCGAAGAGACAGCTGAGGAATCAGTCTCTGTAGAAGAAACTGAAACAGAAGAAGATGTTATAGAGGACACAGATGAGCCAGTTCAGGATGATGAGGAAGTACAAGACTCCACATTGGAGGAAACAGAGCTTGAGGAAGAGAATATGGAAGAAGAAGagg AGGATGCAGCTGCTGAGGAAGAGCAGCCTGAGGAGGACGAAGCAG aggAAATTAACCAAACAGAAGAACAAATTGAAGCAGATCCCACAG
- the LOC113045950 gene encoding alpha-tocopherol transfer protein-like isoform X1: MKSEEVDTIEELNSLPVDSIRIAPYLSELKQKAAAEVSIRHLNLTETFLIRFLQARDFDVVLAFKLLINYHKWRQECPEITADLKPSSVIGLLQNNYHGVLRSRDDAGSRILIYRIGKYMHKQFFNCCFVHYNGEYHKIQLFLGQWNPKEFTAYEVFRVSLITSELIVREWETQRNGLKAIFDLQDWCFAHALQINPSLAKKISSVLTDSFPLKVRGIHLINEPIFFRPVFAMIRPFLPDKIKQRIHMHGSSYARSLSNFIPKAILPPEYGGTGPSITEVCQDWTEYIMQSEDYLHSLSIDLGGGDASQSSAYE; encoded by the exons ATGAAGTCTGAAGAAGTTGACACCATCGAAGAATTAAACAGTTTGCCTGTTGATTCTATTCGAATTGCACCGTATTTGTCTGAACTGAAACAAAAAGCAGCAGCAGAAGTTAGCATTCGACACTTGAATTTGACGGAAACTTTTTTGATACGGTTTCTGCAGGCGAGAGACTTTGATGTGGTACTGGCGTTCAAG CTTTTGATTAACTATCATAAATGGAGACAAGAATGTCCAGAAATAACAGCCGACCTGAAGCCATCATCCGTCATAGGACTTCTTCAGAACAATTACCATGGAGTTTTGAGATCACGGGATGATGCAGGAAGTCGCATTCTTATCTATCGGATTGGCAAGTACATGCACAaacaattttttaattgttgttttgttcattatAATGGAGAATATCACAAAATTCAGTTGTTTTTAGGTCAGTGGAACCCCAAAGAATTCACAGCTTATGAGGTTTTCCGTGTGAGCCTCATTACTTCAGAGTTGATTGTTAGAGAATGGGAGACTCAAAGAAATGGACTCAAAGCAATTTTTGATCTCCAAGACTGGTGCTTCGCACATGCCCTGCAGATAAATCCTTCCTTGGCAAAAAAGATATCTTCTGTGCTTACA GACTCCTTTCCTTTGAAAGTACGTGGCATCCATTTGAtaaatgagcctatttttttCCGTCCTGTCTTTGCCATGATCCGTCCATTTCTTCCAGACAAAATCAAACAAAGG attcATATGCATGGGAGTTCTTATGCCCGAAGTCTCAGCAATTTCATTCCGAAGGCTATCCTCCCTCCTGAATATGGAGGAACCGGACCCAGCATAACTGAAGTGTGCCAGGATTGGACTGAGTACATCATGCAGTCTGAAGACTATCTCCATAGCCTCTCTATAGATTTAGGTGGAGGGGATGCTTCTCAGTCATCTGCCTATGAGTGA
- the asph gene encoding aspartyl/asparaginyl beta-hydroxylase isoform X4: MAKKNAKGQVKRDAKPQQALKNGKKAEVGGGTSFFTWFMVLALLGVWTSVAVVYFDLVDYQGVIGKLVSYDADGDGDFDVEDAKVLLGLKDKSTIETSESFEGTPAEPVEEAPESIVEEEIQATKVEEAAQPPPEPEAVEEEPVPLEEEPLEVDEEPTAVEDELAEDDQDVEEEQEVPEEEPEVVEEEPEVTETVEEEAFEEAVEEPAKEEEVIPDEEVLEEKAAAVEDSPLEEAVEEVVEDLPLEEAVEEVAEEAAQVEEAAEVVLEEEDAPVEEIIEKATQVEAAVEEFVPVAEAVEDVVPVEEAVEELEPAEEAVEEVVPVEEAVEELEPSEEAVEEVVQVEEADEELEPVEEAVEELEPVEEEVEEPEQVDEPETTEPVEDVETPEETAEESVSVEETETEEDVIEDTDEPVQDDEEVQDSTLEETELEEENMEEEEEDAAAEEEQPEEDEAEEINQTEEQIEADPTET; this comes from the exons ATGGCTAAGAAAAATGCAAAGGGACAGGTCAAAAGAG ATGCCAAGCCACAGCAGGCACTTAAAAATGGAAAGAAGGCAGAGGTTGGAGGAGGAACCTCGTTTTTCACCTGGTTCATGGTTTTGGCTCTCCTGGGCGTCTGGACCTCTGTAGCTGTGGTGTATTTTGACCTTGTTGACTATCAAGGTGTAATTG GTAAACTCGTGTCTTATGATGCTGACGGTGATGGAGACTTCGATGTGGAAGATGCTAAAGTACTATTAG GGCTGAAAGATAAATCCACCATCGAGACCAGTGAATCATTTGAGGGAACCCCTGCTGAACCTGTGGAAGAAG ctcCTGAATCTATCGTGGAGGAAGAAATCCAGGCCACTAAAGTTGAAGAAGCAGCTCAGCCACCACCGG AACCAGAGGCTGTGGAAGAGGAGCCTGTTCCTTTGGAAGAAGAACCTCTGGAAGTAGACGAAGAGCCCACTGCTGTAGAAGATGAATTAGCTGAGGACGATCAAGATGTTGAAGAGGAGCAAGAAGTTCCTGAGGAAGAACCAGAAGTTGTGGAAGAAGAGCCTGAGGTTACGGAGACTGTTGAGGAAGAGGCTTTTGAGGAGGCAGTGGAAGAGCCTGCAAAAGAGGAGGAGGTCATACCCGATGAAGAAGTGTTGGAGGAAAAGGCTGCAGCAGTAGAAGATTCACCACTGGAAGAGGCAGTAGAAGAAGTAGTTGAAGATTTACCACTGGAAGAGGCAGTAGAAGAAGTAGCTGAAGAGGCTGCACAGGTGGAAGAAGCAGCGGAGGTAGTGTTGGAGGAAGAGGATGCACCAGTAGAAGAAATAATAGAGAAAGCTACACAAGTAGAAGCAGCTGTGGAGGAGTTTGTACCAGTAGCAGAAGCTGTGGAAGATGTTGTACCGGTAGAAGAAGCAGTTGAGGAGCTTGAACCAGCAGAAGAAGCTGTGGAAGAGGTTGTACCAGTAGAAGAAGCAGTTGAGGAGCTTGAACCATCAGAGGAAGCTGTGGAAGAGGTTGTACAAGTAGAAGAAGCAGATGAGGAGCTTGAACCAGTAGAAGAAGCAGTTGAGGAGCTTGAACCAGTagaagaagaagtagaagaaCCTGAACAAGTGGATGAACCTGAAACAACAGAACCAGTGGAAGATGTAGAAACACCCGAAGAGACAGCTGAGGAATCAGTCTCTGTAGAAGAAACTGAAACAGAAGAAGATGTTATAGAGGACACAGATGAGCCAGTTCAGGATGATGAGGAAGTACAAGACTCCACATTGGAGGAAACAGAGCTTGAGGAAGAGAATATGGAAGAAGAAGagg AGGATGCAGCTGCTGAGGAAGAGCAGCCTGAGGAGGACGAAGCAG aggAAATTAACCAAACAGAAGAACAAATTGAAGCAGATCCCACAG